The Pricia mediterranea genome includes a window with the following:
- a CDS encoding SusD/RagB family nutrient-binding outer membrane lipoprotein — translation MKNAKITVLLLLGLMGSCADDMALSSLNEDPKNPISGVPDELFFTNAQRNLVDINATIDINFNVFRFVVQYASSPIYTEESQYNLQTRTIPSNYWRTLYRDILVDFKAARDELNTDDSYNFSDRIPIRENRLAIIQLMEIYTYAQLVDTFGNVPYSEALDGENITPAYDDAATIYQDLIANLNEAISALDADFAGYGGADLIYDGDVSQWIKFANSLKLKLAMTLADVNPEQSRTLVEEAAPNVFESNNDNALLPYLAAPPNTNPLWEDLVQSGRSDYFMADTFVDALNQLNDPRRDVFFSNPIDGEYVGGEYAAGGDFDTTSHFGDAFVDPQLPGNILDYSEVNFLLADAAARGYNVVGTPEEFYNIAIRASFDYWELPEADATAYLANPDVAYATAEGDFRQKIGTQMWIALFNRGAESWLQWRRFDFPVLNAAPQLTLDDIPVRYTYPIDEQSRNNANREAAASAIGGDNLDNKLFWDVN, via the coding sequence ATGAAAAATGCTAAAATAACAGTACTCCTTTTGCTTGGCCTAATGGGTTCGTGCGCCGATGATATGGCGCTTTCGAGCCTTAACGAAGATCCCAAGAATCCGATATCCGGGGTGCCCGACGAGTTGTTCTTCACCAACGCGCAACGAAACCTGGTCGATATCAATGCCACGATAGATATCAATTTCAACGTGTTTAGGTTCGTGGTGCAGTATGCCTCCTCACCGATTTATACCGAAGAGAGTCAGTACAACCTCCAGACCCGTACCATCCCCTCAAATTATTGGAGAACATTGTACAGGGATATTTTGGTGGATTTCAAGGCGGCCAGGGACGAGCTGAACACTGACGATTCGTATAATTTTTCCGATCGGATCCCAATTCGTGAAAATCGTCTGGCCATCATACAGCTTATGGAAATTTACACCTACGCCCAACTGGTCGATACTTTTGGTAACGTTCCGTATTCGGAAGCCCTGGACGGTGAAAATATTACCCCGGCCTACGACGATGCGGCAACGATTTATCAAGACCTTATTGCCAATCTCAATGAAGCGATAAGTGCTTTGGATGCCGATTTTGCGGGTTACGGGGGCGCCGATTTGATCTATGACGGGGACGTATCACAATGGATCAAGTTCGCAAATTCCCTTAAACTCAAATTGGCGATGACCTTGGCGGACGTAAATCCGGAACAGTCGCGGACGCTGGTCGAGGAAGCCGCACCCAACGTGTTCGAATCCAACAACGACAACGCGCTGCTGCCCTATTTGGCAGCACCGCCGAATACCAATCCACTTTGGGAAGATTTGGTGCAGAGTGGCAGGAGTGACTATTTCATGGCCGATACCTTTGTCGATGCGCTCAACCAACTCAATGACCCGCGAAGGGACGTTTTCTTCTCGAATCCGATAGATGGCGAATATGTGGGAGGGGAATATGCCGCCGGGGGCGACTTCGATACGACCTCGCACTTTGGGGATGCCTTTGTCGATCCCCAATTGCCAGGAAATATACTCGATTATTCGGAAGTCAACTTTTTGTTGGCCGATGCCGCCGCCAGGGGATATAATGTCGTGGGTACGCCCGAAGAGTTTTATAACATCGCCATCAGGGCATCCTTTGATTATTGGGAGCTACCGGAGGCAGATGCGACCGCCTATCTCGCGAATCCCGATGTGGCCTATGCCACGGCCGAAGGCGATTTCAGACAAAAGATCGGCACCCAGATGTGGATAGCCCTGTTCAACAGGGGTGCCGAAAGTTGGCTTCAATGGCGCCGGTTCGATTTCCCCGTGCTCAACGCCGCACCCCAGTTGACCTTGGATGACATCCCCGTAAGGTACACCTATCCGATAGACGAGCAAAGCCGGAACAACGCCAACAGGGAGGCCGCGGCATCGGCAATCGGAGGCGATAATCTCGATAACAAACTCTTTTGGGACGTGAATTAG
- a CDS encoding SusC/RagA family TonB-linked outer membrane protein, whose amino-acid sequence MRKKYHWICWMLTIFGVFTVTAQEKTITGTVTDPNNAPLPGVNILVRGTTTGTQTDFDGNYAIQAAEGQTLSFSYIGYATETRNVGNSVTIDLQMAEDAQALDEVVVTALGISREKKSLGYATTELGGGEVDVPGERNVITSLSGKAAGVNITRTNNLGGSTNIVIRGVTSINGNNQALFVVDGVPINNSPGNLTVSYGNGDDQVGTGRGGYDYGNPAADIDPSTIESVNILKGAAATALYGTRASNGAVIITTKKGGKGKLGITLNSGITVGKYDKDTFIEYQKQYGQSYFGALTTGSGSFTDGFRTTTDLDGDGVIDPLPRYNDDASYGPVFDPNLQIFQWDALVEDLPTYLQRSPWLAGANDPSYIFRTAFSTNNSISFAGSGEKTEFRATYSNNIQHGIMPNSEIVTNTLAANAGLELSEKLRVSTSVNYTNTRGKGRNGTGYDGANARNLMTNFRQWWAVNVDLAKLENAYDLTGRNVSWNWSTPAAQNIEFWDTPYWTLYQNAPEDERNRMFGNINFDYKVTDWLTANLRASVDYFDELREQHIAVGSVGIPSFSTFNRSFSEYNYDANLTFDKNFGEDFSLTALLGMNIRRTGTKIIYAQTNGGLIVPDIYAISNSLNPPNPPREDFEKLGVDGVFGSVSLGYKNFLYLDLTGRRDKASTLPIDNNTFFYPSVSTSFVFSSIMDADWLTLGKLRLNYAEVGNFGRAQALATPVLLNEDGAFGSTNLATQSSTLRNPDLKPETTTSYEAGLEMAFVRNRFGLDLAWYKTNSVDQILDVAVSTSTGYSFKFVNSGEIENRGLEVSLFGSPIRTEDFEWKIRANWSKNESEVLSLFEGVDNFEVSSSQTGITFNATKGRPYGTLRGSNYVYHENGQPIVDQENGAYLKSELNEEIGDTNPDWIGGITNTIDYRCLSFRFLIDVRKGGDIYTVDHYYGFGTGLYPETVGTNRLGNPIRNALEDGGGIVFPGVAPDGTPNTVLADVSDAVFSGGLFGDMPQARFVYDGSYVKLREVALTYNFPTDFTDRLGVAGLSLALTGNNLWIIDKNIPYSDPEAGFSAGNTQGIQIGAYPTTKTYGLNLKMEF is encoded by the coding sequence ATGCGAAAAAAATACCATTGGATATGTTGGATGCTAACCATTTTTGGGGTATTCACGGTAACGGCACAGGAAAAAACAATAACGGGAACCGTCACGGACCCGAACAATGCCCCCTTGCCCGGGGTCAATATTTTGGTGCGCGGTACTACCACGGGCACCCAGACCGATTTTGATGGCAACTACGCCATACAGGCGGCGGAAGGCCAAACCTTATCCTTTTCGTATATCGGGTATGCGACGGAGACCAGGAACGTCGGCAACTCCGTCACCATAGACCTGCAAATGGCAGAAGATGCACAGGCACTCGATGAGGTGGTCGTTACCGCCTTGGGCATTTCACGGGAAAAGAAATCCCTGGGATACGCCACTACCGAACTCGGAGGGGGTGAAGTGGACGTGCCCGGTGAACGGAACGTCATCACTTCCCTGTCGGGCAAGGCCGCCGGGGTGAACATTACCCGTACCAATAACCTCGGAGGTTCTACCAACATCGTAATTAGAGGGGTCACCTCCATCAATGGGAATAACCAGGCGCTCTTTGTCGTTGACGGGGTGCCGATCAACAACAGTCCAGGGAACCTCACGGTATCCTATGGCAATGGCGATGACCAAGTGGGTACCGGCAGGGGCGGCTACGACTACGGCAACCCCGCCGCCGATATCGACCCCTCCACGATCGAATCGGTCAATATCCTTAAAGGGGCAGCGGCGACCGCACTATACGGAACTCGGGCCTCGAACGGAGCCGTTATCATCACCACCAAAAAGGGGGGCAAGGGGAAGTTGGGCATCACCTTAAACTCCGGGATAACCGTTGGAAAATATGATAAGGATACGTTTATAGAATACCAGAAACAGTACGGACAGAGCTACTTTGGCGCCTTGACCACGGGCAGCGGTAGCTTTACCGATGGGTTCCGGACCACCACCGACCTGGACGGCGATGGGGTTATCGACCCCTTGCCACGGTATAACGACGACGCCTCCTACGGACCGGTTTTTGATCCCAATCTACAGATTTTTCAGTGGGATGCCCTGGTAGAGGACCTGCCCACCTATCTACAACGGTCTCCATGGCTCGCCGGGGCGAACGACCCCTCTTATATCTTCCGTACCGCCTTTAGTACCAATAACAGCATATCTTTTGCGGGCAGTGGCGAAAAAACGGAATTCAGGGCTACATACAGTAACAACATCCAGCATGGGATTATGCCCAACAGCGAAATTGTAACCAATACGCTGGCCGCCAATGCCGGTTTGGAACTTTCCGAAAAGCTGCGGGTCTCCACCAGTGTAAATTACACGAATACCCGTGGTAAAGGCCGAAATGGAACGGGTTACGACGGTGCCAACGCACGCAACCTGATGACCAACTTTCGGCAATGGTGGGCTGTCAACGTCGATTTGGCCAAGCTCGAAAACGCCTACGACCTGACGGGCAGAAACGTTTCTTGGAACTGGTCCACCCCTGCGGCCCAAAACATCGAGTTTTGGGACACTCCTTATTGGACATTGTACCAAAACGCACCGGAGGACGAAAGGAACAGGATGTTCGGTAACATCAACTTCGATTACAAGGTTACGGACTGGCTTACGGCCAATCTCCGGGCCTCGGTCGATTATTTTGACGAGCTGAGGGAACAGCACATCGCTGTCGGCAGTGTGGGCATTCCATCGTTTTCTACTTTCAACCGAAGCTTTAGCGAATATAATTACGACGCCAACCTGACCTTCGACAAAAACTTTGGTGAAGATTTTAGCCTTACCGCGTTATTGGGCATGAACATCAGAAGAACCGGTACCAAGATCATCTATGCCCAGACCAATGGGGGACTGATCGTACCGGATATCTACGCGATATCCAATTCCTTGAATCCGCCGAACCCGCCCCGGGAGGATTTTGAGAAGCTGGGGGTCGATGGGGTCTTCGGTTCCGTATCATTGGGATACAAAAACTTTTTGTACCTCGACCTTACGGGAAGACGTGACAAGGCCTCTACCTTGCCGATCGACAACAACACGTTCTTCTACCCTTCGGTATCGACCAGTTTTGTGTTTTCCAGTATCATGGACGCCGATTGGCTAACGCTCGGAAAGCTCCGTTTGAACTATGCCGAGGTAGGGAACTTTGGACGGGCGCAAGCCTTGGCCACCCCCGTACTGTTGAACGAAGACGGTGCCTTCGGAAGCACCAACCTTGCCACGCAAAGCTCCACCCTTAGAAATCCAGACCTAAAACCCGAGACCACCACCAGCTACGAGGCCGGGCTGGAGATGGCTTTTGTACGAAACCGTTTCGGACTTGACCTGGCATGGTACAAGACCAATTCGGTGGATCAGATCCTTGATGTGGCAGTCTCCACGTCAACCGGTTACAGCTTTAAGTTCGTCAATTCGGGAGAAATCGAAAATAGGGGATTGGAGGTATCGCTCTTCGGCTCCCCGATCCGGACGGAAGATTTTGAGTGGAAGATCCGGGCCAATTGGTCCAAGAACGAAAGTGAGGTACTTTCACTTTTTGAAGGGGTGGACAACTTCGAGGTATCTTCCTCCCAGACGGGTATTACGTTTAACGCTACCAAGGGTCGTCCCTACGGTACCTTACGGGGTAGCAATTATGTCTATCACGAGAACGGCCAACCCATTGTGGACCAAGAAAACGGGGCCTATCTCAAATCGGAACTGAACGAGGAAATCGGGGACACGAACCCTGATTGGATTGGTGGGATCACCAATACCATCGATTACAGATGCCTTTCATTCCGGTTTTTGATCGATGTCAGAAAAGGCGGGGATATTTATACGGTGGATCACTACTACGGATTCGGTACCGGGCTGTATCCCGAGACCGTTGGCACCAATCGGCTGGGCAATCCGATACGAAACGCCCTTGAAGACGGTGGGGGAATCGTATTTCCGGGCGTAGCACCGGACGGTACGCCCAATACCGTATTGGCCGATGTAAGTGACGCGGTGTTCTCCGGGGGACTCTTTGGCGACATGCCCCAAGCCCGTTTCGTTTACGATGGCTCCTACGTCAAACTCAGGGAAGTGGCGCTGACCTATAATTTCCCCACCGATTTCACCGATAGACTGGGGGTGGCAGGACTGTCACTGGCGCTCACAGGTAATAATCTTTGGATCATCGACAAGAATATCCCCTATAGCGATCCCGAAGCCGGTTTCAGTGCCGGTAATACCCAGGGCATACAGATAGGGGCCTATCCCACGACCAAAACCTACGGCCTGAACCTAAAAATGGAATTTTAA
- a CDS encoding Lrp/AsnC family transcriptional regulator has product MKNNLDKVDIRILELLQENSKMTAKELSGRLNLSQTPIFERIKKLEREGYIKNYMAELNERRLGLKQIVFIGVTLKGHTRSYLEKFVEKVREFPEVLECYQVAGNYDFMLKVILEDIEAYQVFVETKLSLISELGNVNSYIAIKKGKQTHKLDLGFLRSRL; this is encoded by the coding sequence ATGAAGAACAACTTGGATAAGGTGGACATCAGGATTTTGGAGCTGTTACAAGAAAATTCCAAGATGACCGCCAAGGAACTCAGTGGGCGTTTGAATCTTTCCCAGACCCCCATTTTCGAGAGAATAAAAAAACTCGAACGGGAAGGCTACATTAAAAACTATATGGCCGAATTGAACGAACGCCGATTGGGTTTAAAGCAGATCGTTTTTATAGGGGTGACGCTAAAGGGCCATACCCGCAGTTATTTGGAAAAATTCGTAGAAAAGGTCAGGGAATTCCCCGAGGTCTTGGAATGCTACCAGGTGGCGGGAAATTATGATTTTATGCTCAAAGTGATTTTAGAGGATATCGAGGCCTATCAGGTATTCGTCGAGACCAAGCTGTCCCTGATTTCAGAATTGGGCAATGTCAACAGTTATATCGCCATTAAAAAAGGGAAGCAGACCCATAAGCTCGACTTGGGATTTTTGAGGAGTAGGCTGTAG
- the hisC gene encoding histidinol-phosphate transaminase, whose product MNRKTIFKPYIRKKDYAGGITREEILSDSNVDRVWKLSSNENALGPSPLAQRAIIDHLDTIHEYKFRDDSELKRSIVATRPHLIPENIITANSGIETLELICRGFLSPGLECIISHPTFVAYESMIENEGSKVVNVPLNPEDYTLDVQAILQAVTERTRLVFITNPNNPTGTYTGKERIDYLIHNLPEDVLVVYDEVYFHFADAPDYPRAFDYIKARKNVIGVHSFSKAYGLAGIRLGYGISTPQIISYLENTKRPFIINTLSMVAGIHALRDTEHLKKTLDVVRSEKKYLYAEFDKLDLTYWPSQTNFIFIAAETGADDFTAKMLEEGIMVRPCSKFGAPKGVRITIGTREANTALVSAIQKIYSYA is encoded by the coding sequence ATGAATAGGAAAACGATTTTTAAGCCGTACATTAGAAAAAAGGACTATGCTGGCGGCATCACCAGGGAGGAGATTCTATCCGATAGCAACGTGGACAGGGTATGGAAACTTTCGTCCAACGAAAATGCGTTGGGCCCCTCCCCCTTGGCGCAACGGGCCATTATAGACCATCTTGATACCATCCATGAATACAAGTTCCGGGACGACAGTGAATTGAAGCGGAGCATTGTAGCTACCCGTCCCCACCTGATCCCAGAAAATATAATCACCGCAAATAGTGGTATCGAGACCTTGGAGTTGATATGCAGGGGCTTTTTGAGCCCCGGATTGGAATGCATTATCAGCCACCCCACCTTTGTGGCCTATGAGAGCATGATCGAAAACGAGGGAAGCAAGGTGGTAAACGTCCCCTTGAATCCCGAGGATTATACGCTTGACGTCCAGGCCATATTACAGGCCGTAACCGAAAGGACCAGGCTTGTCTTTATCACAAATCCCAATAATCCGACCGGCACGTACACCGGGAAGGAACGTATCGATTACCTAATCCACAATTTACCGGAAGATGTACTTGTGGTATATGACGAAGTGTATTTCCATTTCGCCGATGCCCCGGATTATCCTAGGGCCTTCGATTACATCAAGGCGCGTAAAAACGTAATCGGCGTACATAGTTTTTCCAAAGCCTACGGACTGGCCGGGATACGACTGGGATACGGCATCTCCACGCCCCAAATCATATCCTATCTAGAAAATACGAAAAGACCGTTTATTATCAACACGCTTTCCATGGTCGCCGGCATCCATGCCTTACGGGACACCGAACATCTGAAAAAGACATTGGACGTGGTCCGGTCGGAAAAAAAATACCTGTACGCCGAATTCGATAAACTGGACCTGACCTATTGGCCCAGCCAGACCAATTTTATTTTTATCGCAGCGGAAACGGGCGCGGACGATTTTACCGCCAAAATGTTGGAAGAAGGGATTATGGTCCGTCCCTGCAGCAAATTCGGGGCGCCGAAGGGGGTTCGTATTACCATCGGCACCCGCGAGGCGAATACCGCCTTGGTTTCGGCAATCCAAAAAATATATTCCTATGCCTAG
- a CDS encoding homogentisate 1,2-dioxygenase gives MPRYHTLGKIPKKRHTIFKSDSGKFYYEELFGTIGFDGMSSLLYHTHRPTQVKEIRDSYSVAPKIALEKNMRAMSLKGFDIAPTDDYLESRKIILANNDCHIALAAPEKSLRDYFYKNTDSDEVLFVHRGSGKLRTFLGNIDFGYGDYLVIPRGMIYQVDFDSQDNRLFIVESKRPVYTPKRYRNWFGQHLENSPYCERDMHPPSELETFSDKGDFLLKVKKQDMIHEYLYAYHPFSVVGWDGYNYPYKLSIHDFEPITGRIHQPPPVHQTFETGAFVICSFVPRLYDYHPQSIPAPYNHSNIDSDEVLYYVDGDFMSRNHIEVGQITLHPAGIPHGPHPGAMERSIGKTETEELAVMVDTFKPLMVTEEALNIDTGDYHTSWLDENH, from the coding sequence ATGCCTAGATATCACACCTTAGGGAAAATTCCCAAGAAAAGACATACCATCTTCAAGAGCGACTCCGGGAAGTTCTATTATGAGGAACTGTTCGGGACCATCGGTTTTGACGGGATGTCATCGCTGTTGTACCATACCCACCGCCCGACCCAAGTCAAGGAAATTCGGGATTCGTACAGTGTCGCCCCGAAAATCGCATTGGAAAAAAATATGAGGGCCATGAGCCTTAAGGGTTTTGATATCGCCCCTACGGACGATTATCTGGAAAGCAGAAAGATCATATTGGCCAACAACGACTGTCATATCGCCTTGGCAGCGCCCGAAAAGTCGTTGCGGGACTATTTTTATAAGAATACGGATTCCGACGAGGTGTTGTTCGTGCATCGCGGTTCCGGAAAATTGAGAACCTTCTTGGGGAACATCGATTTTGGGTACGGGGACTATCTCGTCATTCCCAGGGGGATGATCTATCAAGTGGATTTCGACTCTCAAGATAATCGTCTGTTTATCGTGGAATCAAAACGTCCGGTTTACACCCCGAAACGCTATCGCAACTGGTTCGGACAACATCTGGAAAACTCCCCTTACTGCGAGCGGGACATGCATCCCCCTAGCGAACTGGAGACTTTTTCGGATAAGGGGGACTTCCTTCTGAAGGTAAAAAAACAGGATATGATCCACGAATACCTGTACGCCTATCACCCCTTCAGCGTGGTAGGGTGGGACGGCTATAACTATCCCTATAAATTATCCATCCATGATTTTGAACCGATAACCGGCCGGATCCACCAACCGCCCCCGGTACATCAGACCTTTGAAACCGGTGCCTTTGTTATCTGTTCGTTTGTACCCAGGCTTTACGATTACCATCCGCAATCCATCCCCGCACCCTACAATCATAGCAATATCGATTCCGACGAGGTGCTGTACTATGTGGATGGCGATTTTATGAGCCGAAACCACATCGAGGTCGGCCAGATTACCCTGCACCCGGCCGGAATTCCCCACGGCCCGCATCCGGGAGCCATGGAACGAAGCATCGGGAAAACGGAAACGGAGGAGCTGGCCGTCATGGTCGATACCTTTAAGCCGCTGATGGTGACGGAGGAAGCCCTGAACATCGATACAGGGGATTATCACACCTCCTGGTTGGACGAAAATCACTGA
- the hppD gene encoding 4-hydroxyphenylpyruvate dioxygenase, whose product MEDIKNLTDLRNTEYGTKKIFEEAEDFLPLKGTDYIELYVGNAKQTAHFYKTALGFQSEAYAGLETGIKDRASYVLKQGKIRMVLTTPLKKDGPINAHINTHGDGVKVVALWVDDAKAAFEETVKRGAKPYMEPTREEDEHGHVVRSGIYTYGKTVHIFVERNNYNGAFLPGYRKWESHYNPEPVGLKFVDHIVGNVGWNEMKEWCEFYGKVMGFAQIISFTDEDISTDYTALMSKVMSNGNGRVKFPINEPAEGKKKSQIEEYLEFNNGPGVQHIAVATDDIIATVSQMRERGVEFLYVPETYYDDLLQRVGQIDEDVEVLKKHGILIDRDEEGYLLQIFTKTIVDRPTMFFEVIQRKGAQSFGVGNFKALFEAIEREQANRGTL is encoded by the coding sequence ATGGAAGACATTAAAAATCTAACGGATTTACGGAATACCGAATACGGAACGAAAAAAATATTCGAAGAGGCGGAAGATTTTCTGCCCTTGAAGGGAACGGATTATATCGAATTGTATGTGGGCAATGCCAAGCAGACGGCCCATTTCTACAAAACGGCATTAGGCTTTCAATCCGAGGCCTATGCAGGTTTGGAAACAGGAATAAAGGACAGGGCCTCCTACGTCCTAAAACAGGGCAAAATACGCATGGTCTTGACCACTCCCCTGAAGAAAGACGGACCGATCAATGCCCATATCAACACCCACGGAGACGGCGTAAAGGTAGTGGCGCTCTGGGTCGATGATGCCAAGGCGGCCTTTGAGGAAACTGTCAAACGAGGGGCTAAACCCTATATGGAACCCACCAGGGAAGAGGATGAACACGGCCACGTGGTTCGCTCGGGCATCTATACCTACGGGAAGACGGTGCATATTTTTGTGGAGCGCAATAATTATAACGGAGCCTTTCTTCCGGGCTATAGAAAATGGGAATCCCATTACAACCCGGAGCCGGTGGGATTGAAATTTGTGGACCACATCGTCGGCAATGTCGGCTGGAACGAAATGAAGGAATGGTGTGAATTTTATGGCAAAGTGATGGGATTTGCCCAAATCATCTCCTTTACCGACGAGGATATTTCTACGGACTATACCGCCTTGATGAGCAAGGTGATGAGCAACGGCAACGGGAGGGTCAAATTCCCCATCAACGAGCCCGCAGAAGGGAAAAAGAAATCCCAGATCGAGGAGTATCTGGAGTTCAACAACGGTCCCGGGGTGCAGCATATCGCAGTGGCCACGGACGATATAATCGCCACCGTTTCCCAAATGCGCGAAAGGGGCGTGGAATTTTTATACGTTCCAGAAACCTATTACGACGACCTTTTGCAGCGGGTAGGCCAAATCGATGAGGATGTCGAGGTCTTAAAAAAACATGGTATCTTGATCGACCGGGACGAAGAAGGCTATCTGTTGCAAATTTTTACCAAGACCATAGTGGATAGGCCCACGATGTTTTTCGAAGTGATCCAACGCAAGGGAGCGCAGTCCTTCGGCGTAGGGAATTTTAAGGCGCTGTTCGAGGCTATCGAACGGGAACAGGCCAACAGGGGAACGTTATAG
- the fahA gene encoding fumarylacetoacetase, producing MDKRLTSWVEIPNNSDFSIHNLPFGIFSVGSGAKKLGIAIGDQVVDLYAVANLGYFDDIDLDKQVFLSDQLNDFISLGKPVTNTLRLKVQDLLSDDTSPLKEDNRVLVPQSEVEMHLPVRIGDYTDFYSSIEHATNVGKMFRDPENALLPNWKHLPVGYHGRASSIMVSGRNIVRPKGQILPPDADTPVYRPSSRLDFELEMGFIIGKKTQVGESITTSDAENHIFGKVLFNDWSARDIQKWEYVPLGPFLGKSFASSISPWVVTLEALEPFKVAGPEQDPEVLPYLNYYGAKNYDINLEVGLRPRHGEENMLSRSNFKYMYWNMAQQLAHHTCNGCNVNVGDILASGTISGKNPNSYGSMLELAWGGKKPITLSNGEKRTFLEDYDTVTMRGYCLKNGIRVGFGEVKAQILPVVD from the coding sequence ATGGATAAACGATTAACTTCATGGGTGGAAATACCCAATAATTCTGATTTCAGTATTCACAACCTTCCCTTTGGGATTTTCTCTGTGGGAAGTGGAGCCAAAAAGCTGGGCATCGCGATCGGTGACCAAGTAGTAGATCTATACGCTGTTGCGAATCTCGGATATTTCGATGATATTGACCTGGACAAACAGGTCTTTCTCAGCGATCAGCTGAACGACTTTATCAGTCTGGGCAAACCGGTCACCAATACGCTCCGATTAAAGGTGCAGGATTTACTTTCCGACGACACTTCCCCGTTAAAGGAGGACAACAGGGTGTTAGTGCCGCAGTCCGAAGTCGAAATGCACCTGCCCGTCCGCATCGGCGACTATACTGATTTCTACTCCAGCATAGAACATGCCACCAACGTGGGGAAAATGTTCAGGGATCCTGAAAATGCGCTTTTGCCCAACTGGAAACACCTGCCCGTCGGGTATCACGGTAGGGCTTCGTCCATTATGGTCAGCGGCCGGAACATAGTAAGGCCCAAGGGCCAGATTTTGCCCCCCGATGCCGATACACCGGTATATCGACCCTCCTCCCGGTTGGATTTTGAACTGGAGATGGGCTTTATTATCGGTAAGAAAACCCAAGTTGGCGAATCCATAACGACCTCGGATGCGGAAAATCATATTTTCGGCAAGGTGCTATTTAACGACTGGTCCGCCAGGGATATCCAAAAATGGGAATATGTGCCATTGGGACCTTTTTTGGGAAAAAGTTTCGCCTCCTCGATTTCGCCTTGGGTTGTTACGCTAGAGGCTTTGGAACCATTTAAGGTGGCAGGACCCGAACAAGACCCCGAAGTCCTGCCCTATCTTAACTATTACGGTGCAAAAAATTACGACATCAACTTGGAAGTGGGACTGCGTCCGAGGCACGGGGAAGAAAACATGTTGAGCAGGTCCAATTTCAAATACATGTATTGGAACATGGCCCAGCAACTGGCCCATCATACCTGTAATGGCTGTAACGTAAATGTCGGGGACATTCTCGCATCGGGCACAATTAGTGGAAAGAACCCCAATTCGTACGGATCTATGCTGGAATTGGCCTGGGGCGGGAAAAAACCTATCACGCTGTCCAACGGGGAAAAAAGGACATTTCTTGAGGATTATGACACGGTTACTATGAGAGGTTATTGCCTAAAAAACGGCATCCGGGTCGGGTTCGGAGAAGTGAAGGCGCAGATATTACCCGTTGTAGATTGA
- a CDS encoding flavin reductase family protein — translation MEKTTSIDVNSIGTPELHQILVTAIAPRPIAFASTIDAKGSVNLSPFSFFNVFSANPPILIFSPARRVRNNTIKHTLENVREVKEVVINTVNYPMVEQMSLASTEYDKGVNEFIKSGLTPVDSIKVRPPRVKESPVSFECVIDNIIELGSEGGAGNLIIARVVMVQINGAYLDENHRLDTKKLDAVARLGGNWYTRVTGESLFEIPKPVRTTGIGVDTLPKHVFTTDILSANDIGRLGNAEGIPSEEDLHSFKQTSGISEILTMPAGDAKTLKLHQTAKDYLQAGNSDFALKTLFCDGF, via the coding sequence ATGGAAAAAACCACCTCGATAGATGTCAATTCGATCGGCACCCCCGAACTCCATCAGATTCTTGTAACGGCCATTGCGCCAAGGCCGATAGCCTTCGCCAGTACCATTGACGCGAAAGGGTCGGTCAACCTGAGTCCCTTTAGTTTTTTTAACGTATTCAGTGCCAATCCCCCGATCTTAATCTTTTCCCCGGCCCGGCGCGTGCGGAACAACACCATCAAGCATACTCTTGAAAACGTGCGGGAAGTAAAGGAAGTGGTCATCAATACGGTCAATTACCCCATGGTCGAACAAATGTCGTTGGCAAGTACGGAATATGACAAAGGCGTGAACGAGTTTATCAAATCGGGATTGACCCCCGTAGATTCCATTAAAGTAAGGCCGCCCCGGGTCAAGGAATCACCGGTTTCCTTCGAATGTGTAATCGACAATATCATCGAACTGGGATCCGAAGGCGGGGCGGGCAACCTGATTATTGCAAGGGTGGTGATGGTCCAGATCAACGGGGCTTACCTCGACGAAAACCACCGGTTGGATACCAAAAAACTGGATGCCGTGGCCCGATTGGGAGGCAACTGGTACACCCGGGTTACCGGGGAATCGCTCTTTGAAATCCCCAAGCCCGTCCGAACGACCGGGATTGGTGTCGATACCCTTCCCAAACATGTGTTTACAACGGATATCCTATCCGCAAACGATATCGGCAGGCTCGGCAATGCGGAAGGGATTCCCTCTGAAGAGGACCTCCACAGTTTCAAACAAACATCAGGGATTTCGGAAATCCTTACAATGCCCGCAGGGGATGCAAAAACCTTGAAACTGCACCAGACCGCTAAGGATTATCTTCAAGCGGGAAATTCGGACTTCGCACTCAAAACCCTGTTCTGCGACGGATTCTAG